The sequence below is a genomic window from Flavobacterium lipolyticum.
TTCCTTCGACAATAATGCGCCCGTTTACAATTTCTATATTCATCTTTTTGGTAGTTTTAATTTTCACATAAAGTAATTTCACATCTGGTTTACTGCAATTACAACTTATAACTCATCGCATAACGCAAAACGGTCCAGATTATCTACGTGCCACACCAATAATCCACGTATCATAGAATGATTTAACGATCGCCCGAATGGTTCTATGTCCTGGCTTATCAGGATGAAATTACTTTATATTGAAAATTGATTAGCTTGTTTCATTTTTCACCGCCTATCTTACTTACAATTAAGAAACACTTTCGCATTTATTACCTCTTCCTACTTAGTGCTTTCGGCAGCTACTTTATTTTGAGTGTTGTGGAGAAGATCGGAATTGAACCAATGACCTCTACTTGAATCTACCTCGTACGTAGTACTTTCGATTACTGGCGTAGTGCTCTATCCAACTGAGCTACTCCCCCATCATTTTAGTTATACAAAATAACAATATATATTAGTTAATACCAACATATATTGTTATGAATTTTTCAATTAGACTTTACCATTTAGCTTTGCCATTAAAGCCGCAATTCTCGCCTCACGTTTGTCCGGATCCATAACTTCACCTGGATTCTTTTGCTCATTGTCCTTTTCATAAAACCCAATGTGCTTATTGATTTTTTCAATAGACCATTCCTTACCATGAAGCTTAATCTCAATACCATACTTAGTCTGCTTTATCCCTTCAATACACATCTTTTGCGATTCGGAAAGCTTATCAAACGACTTTATCCTTAGCTCAGTACGCTTTTCAATTATCGTCGTAACAACTTTATTCTTTCCGGTCCCGGACGTTGTAGTTACCGGAACATCATATTCATAGTACTCGACAAACTCATCGATTCGCGCCCGGCGAAGAATATCCAAATGACGAAGCATCTC
It includes:
- a CDS encoding terminase small subunit, which translates into the protein MKTNNLTILQEAIAQAYVRLGVKSDAYKEAGYSYKNKSDKSIHEAACRVLGNSKVSARVKELQSVVADIAKKEFKITSEEMLRHLDILRRARIDEFVEYYEYDVPVTTTSGTGKNKVVTTIIEKRTELRIKSFDKLSESQKMCIEGIKQTKYGIEIKLHGKEWSIEKINKHIGFYEKDNEQKNPGEVMDPDKREARIAALMAKLNGKV